A single Vicugna pacos chromosome 15, VicPac4, whole genome shotgun sequence DNA region contains:
- the RRM2 gene encoding ribonucleoside-diphosphate reductase subunit M2 encodes MLSVRVPLATIADPQQQQQLQLSPLKGLSLADKENTPPSLSGTRVLASKTARRIFQEPTEPSPKLLTPSVEDEPLLRENPRRFVIFPIEYHDIWQMYKKAEASFWTAEEVDLSKDIQHWEALKPEERYFISHVLAFFAASDGIVNENLVERFSQEVQITEARCFYGFQIAMENIHSEMYSLLIDTYIKDSKEREFLFNAIETMPCVKKKADWALRWIGDKEATYGERVVAFAAVEGIFFSGSFASIFWLKKRGLMPGLTFSNELISRDEGLHCDFACLMFKHLVHKPSEQRVKEIIVNAVRIEQEFLTEALPVKLIGMNCILMKQYIEFVADRLMLELGFSKIFRVENPFDFMENISLEGKTNFFEKRVGEYQRMGVMSSPTENSFTLDADF; translated from the exons ATGCTCTCCGTCCGCGTCCCGCTCGCCACCATCGCGGacccgcagcagcagcagcagctccagcTCTCGCCCCTGAAGGGGCTCAGCCTGGCAGACAAGGAGAACACA CCCCCTTCCCTCAGCGGCACCCGGGTGCTGGCCAGCAAGACCGCGAGGAGGATcttccaggagcccaccgagccG AGCCCTAAGCTGCTTACCCCCAGCGTGGAGGATGAACCACTTCTGAGAGAAAACCCCCGCCGCTTTGTCATCTTTCCTATCGAATATCATGATATTTGGCAAATGTATAAGAAAGCTGAGGCTTCCTTTTGGACAGCTGAGGAG GTGGATCTTTCTAAGGACATTCAGCACTGGGAAGCCCTGAAGCCTGAGGagagatattttatttcacacGTTCTGGCATTCTTTGCAGCAAGTGATGGCATAGTAAATGAAAACTTG GTGGAGCGGTTTAGCCAAGAAGTTCAGATTACAGAAGCCCGTTGTTTCTATGGCTTCCAAATTGCCATGGAAAACATACATTCTGAAATGTATAGTCTCCTCATTGACACCTACATTAAAGATTCCAAAGAAAG GGAATTTCTTTTCAATGCCATTGAGACGATGCCTTGTGTAAAGAAGAAGGCAGACTGGGCCTTGCGCTGGATTGGGGACAAGGAGGCCACCTATG GAGAACGTGTTGTAGCCTTTGCCGCAGTGGAAGGAATCTTcttttctggttcttttgcatCAATCTTCTGGCTCAAGAAGCGAGGACTGATGCCGGGCCTCACATTTTCCAATGAACTTATTAGCAGAGACGAG GGTTTACACTGTGACTTTGCCTGCCTGATGTTCAAACACCTGGTACACAAACCTTCGGAGcagagagtaaaagaaataattgtcAATGCAGTTAGGATAGAACAG GAGTTCCTCACAGAGGCCTTGCCAGTGAAGCTCATTGGGATGAATTGCATTTTAATGAAGCAGTACATTGAATTCGTGGCAGACAGACTTATGCTGGAGCTGGGTTTTAGCAAG ATTTTCCGAGTAGAAAATCCATTTGACTTTATGGAGAATATTTCACTGGAAGGGAAGACTAACTTCTTTGAGAAGAGAGTAGGCGAGTATCAGAGGATGGGAGTGATGTCCAGTCCAACAGAGAATTCTTTTACCTTGGATGCTGACTTCTAA